A single window of Aspergillus oryzae RIB40 DNA, chromosome 8 DNA harbors:
- a CDS encoding putative C2H2 finger domain protein (predicted protein) produces the protein MSTLSPQFVPNDSPNPAKLNDASFPDPYLSAQLDPEVASFRSSAIRLTPVSGEDHGSRDASSSPIGSHVHSDSPRDEAHPASYSEYLSPTDDLSSEMSVHTSPTADYLSAAFSTDLSPDSNSWQYDGGLHPGMRSTALDPNELNSAQMIMDPSQLLTPNLTNKSSLSSETTSIKNQTGPVALQNQPQALTLITGPPDECLDVPGDLGSPRARSPIVKIESFSRGDSPVRDMRRPSHSSTHLSPGGPSSESDEEAGVDNSKYLGSVQSVSRGHDGSWIPNAATGHAGVDPTSRKNVYVPSPNELELRRQLDEKNEDIRSWSASVSVANSENGDDPTPHRGRKHTGNRRRAKSAGDPSLQQDYFNLKVALIPGPGVLVTENSEEEYSDHESEIEGTGSETPAASVNEARWVLGEEEIQLSPEGEEPSPHQFLGRPPWRDLAPVPSPDMARTQPASSTAAMVEYERRVRDLDNVSRAATWGTRDVDINSLLGGGGSFENLAISNDKSRKHERRSSLRKLLHRKSSNNLKPPNNLKRHLSDLSISLPGSDDHSKGDENKSSHQRKNSFPHRKLSLGLSPRSPRSSRSPSLSTGGAVIAIAGQMAAIGGKDTLRVASPSSTSNPWPSLKVRGRSRSEIPRPSTPGLIDLMTSHGGPPVANIAYSHLQPEPRSAPPNQSRLGHGTSDGDENDDNVPDERGLVMDLSVQSRLPVPTLEGFRTQIAQLNPRLQPALLDRFANEQVRRYKKLVENKFTHTCAVSEKGCASGKFCFAQGGEALLLTPRAGPQDSETPHTQFQIPGHGEAGDDSPALGESAVTAAQFPPGVPLPPVKRLPAEFECPICFQVKKFQKPSDWTKHVHEDVQPFTCTFAHCSEPKSFKRKADWVRHESERHRQLEWWTCSEPDCNHTCFRKDNFVQHLVREHKMPEPKVKKTKAKGLSKHPVDPNSPEVLAEIQREREIEQLWNLVEQCRHDNPKGPKDEPCRFCGNVCSSWKKLTVHLAKHMEQIAMPVLALVNERDLSSNLGPGSTGKGDLGPEPESISRETTNFAPNLNGVQARADMSIGYTQATYPGHDVGQSDGLGVPFSSTGVPHFTTMSGAFISAEPEPMDAYDEYSVQVGLQPGGPMDQSRLMPMHQNSVTYPPPFNAGPRPRVSNQDMSVLQESYNFSMSPTEMQPTYDPQYMSSTGENSYVCQGTVAPTMPFTAPGAYPNQL, from the coding sequence ATGTCAACGCTATCGCCTCAGTTCGTCCCGAACGACTCGCCCAATCCCGCAAAACTTAATGACGCTTCCTTTCCCGACCCTTATCTCTCGGCCCAGCTAGATCCGGAGGTAGCATCTTTCAGATCATCTGCAATCAGATTGACCCCTGTGAGCGGCGAAGATCATGGCTCGCGCGatgcttcctcttcccctaTAGGTTCCCATGTGCACAGTGACTCGCCCCGCGATGAGGCACATCCGGCTTCTTATTCTGAATACCTTAGCCCCACGGACGACCTCTCCAGTGAGATGAGCGTTCATACGTCGCCAACCGCCGATTACCTGTCGGCAGCCTTCAGTACAGACCTATCCCCAGACTCGAATAGTTGGCAGTATGACGGGGGTTTACATCCAGGGATGCGCAGCACTGCATTAGACCCGAACGAGTTGAACTCTGCACAGATGATCATGGATCCCTCTCAGCTACTTACTCCGAATCTGACCAACAAATCAAGCCTCTCTTCTGAGACAACCAGTATCAAAAATCAGACTGGTCCTGTTGCCTTGCAGAACCAACCGCAGGCACTCACTTTGATCACTGGTCCCCCCGATGAATGTCTGGATGTGCCCGGCGACCTCGGCTCGCCCAGGGCCAGAAGCCCAATTGTCAAAATTGAAAGTTTTTCCCGGGGTGATTCGCCAGTCAGAGATATGCGGCGACCAAGTCATTCGTCAACACACCTTTCCCCCGGCGGGCCATCTAGCGAATCCGACGAGGAAGCAGGTGTGGACAATAGCAAATATCTTGGATCTGTCCAGTCTGTCTCGCGAGGACATGATGGATCCTGGATTCCAAACGCAGCTACTGGCCACGCTGGTGTGGACCCCACGTCCCGGAAAAATGTTTACGTGCCGAGCCCGAATGAGCTGGAGCTGCGACGACAGttggatgagaagaatgaagatattCGATCTTGGTCGGCCTCAGTCAGTGTAGCGAATAGTGAGAATGGCGATGACCCAACCCCACACAGGGGCCGCAAGCACACAGGTAACCGACGCAGAGCGAAGAGCGCTGGCGACCCTTCGCTCCAGCAAGATTACTTCAACTTGAAAGTTGCTCTCATCCCTGGACCAGGCGTACTCGTCACTGAGAAcagtgaagaggaatacAGCGATCATGAATCAGAAATCGAGGGAACTGGCTCGGAAACCCCGGCCGCCAGTGTGAATGAGGCGAGATGGgttctgggagaagaggaaatccaACTCAGTCCTGAAGGTGAAGAACCATCACCGCATCAGTTCCTGGGACGACCTCCGTGGCGAGATCTCGCGCCGGTCCCTTCTCCGGACATGGCCCGTACGCAGCCTGCAAGCTCAACTGCGGCCATGGTCGAGTATGAGAGACGTGTGAGGGACTTGGATAATGTTTCGCGCGCGGCAACCTGGGGCACCCGCGACGTCGATATCAACAGTCTCCTCGGTGGGGGGGGTTCCTTCGAAAATTTGGCTATCAGCAACGACAAAAGCAGGAAACACGAGCGGCGGAGCAGTCTCCGCAAGTTGTTGCACAGGAAATCGTCCAACAATCTCAAACCACCTAACAATCTCAAGCGGCATCTGTCTGATCTCTCTATCTCGCTACCCGGCTCTGATGACCACAGCAAGGGCGACGAAAATAAAAGCTCCCATCAAAGGAAGAACAGTTTCCCGCATCGTAAACTGAGCCTTGGCCTTTCACCTAGATCGCCTAGATCTTCCAGGTCACCCAGTTTGAGCACTGGCGGTGCCGTTATTGCCATAGCCGGGCAAATGGCCGCCATTGGTGGAAAAGATACCCTTCGGGTGGCATCCCCAAGCTCCACAAGCAACCCTTGGCCTTCGCTCAAGGTCCGTGGGCGGAGCAGAAGTGAAATACCCAGACCGTCAACACCTGGGCTCATCGACCTAATGACAAGCCATGGTGGGCCACCGGTTGCCAACATCGCATATTCACACTTACAGCCAGAACCTCGCAGCGCCCCACCAAACCAAAGTCGACTAGGGCATGGCACCAGTGACGGTGATGAGAACGACGATAACGTACCTGATGAGAGAGGGTTAGTGATGGATCTTTCGGTTCAGTCACGCCTCCCCGTGCCTACATTGGAAGGGTTCAGGACTCAAATCGCTCAGCTAAATCCCCGACTTCAACCGGCACTACTTGACCGCTTTGCCAACGAGCAAGTTCGCCGCTATAAGAAGTTGGTGGAAAACAAATTCACTCATACCTGTGCGGTTAGCGAGAAGGGCTGTGCTTCAGGCAAATTTTGCTTTGCCCAGGGCGGCGAAGCCCTGCTGTTGACGCCTCGTGCAGGCCCGCAGGATTCAGAAACCCCCCATACTCAATTCCAAATCCCTGGGCATGGTGAGGCAGGCGATGATTCTCCAGCCCTCGGGGAAAGCGCTGTCACTGCAGCACAGTTCCCTCCGGGGGTCCCTTTGCCGCCAGTCAAACGGCTCCCAGCGGAGTTTGAATGCCCGATATGCTTCCAGGTGAAGAAGTTTCAAAAGCCATCGGATTGGACCAAGCATGTCCACGAAGATGTGCAGCCGTTCACCTGTACTTTTGCTCATTGTAGCGAACCCAAATCATTCAAACGAAAGGCTGACTGGGTCCGACATGAGAGCGAACGGCATAGACAACTAGAATGGTGGACCTGTTCGGAGCCCGATTGCAACCATACTTGTTTCCGAAAGGATAACTTTGTGCAGCATCTTGTCCGCGAGCACAAGATGCCAGAGCCCAAGGTAAAGAAAACGAAAGCCAAAGGATTATCCAAACATCCGGTAGATCCGAATTCCCCCGAAGTGCTGGCAGAGATCCAGCGAGAGCGCGAGATTGAGCAGCTCTGGAACCTTGTGGAGCAATGTCGACATGACAATCCGAAGGGGCCAAAGGATGAGCCGTGCCGGTTCTGTGGTAACGTCTGCAGCAGTTGGAAAAAGCTTACGGTGCATTTAGCCAAACACATGGAGCAGATCGCGATGCCCGTGTTAGCTCTCGTCAACGAACGGGATCTATCGTCCAACCTGGGACCAGGTTCTACTGGCAAGGGCGATCTTGGCCCCGAGCCAGAATCGATCTCGCGCGAAACCACCAATTTTGCGCCCAATCTGAACGGGGTCCAAGCCAGGGCAGACATGTCCATAGGCTACACGCAGGCAACATACCCAGGTCATGACGTTGGGCAATCTGACGGGCTTGGGGTCCCTTTCAGCTCCACCGGCGTTCCCCACTTTACCACCATGTCAGGCGCGTTCATATCCGCCGAGCCTGAGCCGATGGACGCGTACGATGAGTATAGTGTGCAGGTGGGACTGCAGCCAGGGGGGCCCATGGACCAGTCGCGGCTCATGCCTATGCACCAGAACTCAGTGACATATCCTCCCCCTTTCAACGCCGGGCCACGCCCTCGGGTCTCCAATCAGGATATGAGCGTATTACAAGAATCGTATAATTTCTCCATGTCTCCCACGGAGATGCAGCCGACCTATGACCCCCAGTACATGTCATCCACGGGGGAAAATAGCTATGTCTGCCAAGGGACTGTGGCACCCACCATGCCATTCACTGCGCCCGGGGCCTACCCAAACCAACTGTAG